One Desulfolucanica intricata genomic window, TTTTTTCCGTAGGGCGTGAGAAGTTTACCTGTGGTGTCAATATAGGCACAGGCAGTTTTTGATTTACTGTGACATCCTCTCCTCAATGAATTGAGGAGCTTCCTTGTGGAAGTTCGTGGGAGCGTTCTGCATAGTCTATCGTAAACTCTTGCTATCCCTTGCGAAAACTCAGCAGCACCATCAAACTGGGCCTTAATCATCACTTTGCCACTGCGGTCTTTATAACCATACAACCCATTTTCCTTATAGATTAACCAACTCTCACCGATGGGATCTACGTTATCGTCCGCAGGAACAAACCAAAATCTTGCATGATTGGGAGCTACAGGATACATATTTAATCTATCATAAAACTCCCCCATGAAGCCTTCCATTGCATGAATCATGATTTTTTTGACACGAATCATAATTTAAATACATATTTCGTGGCTTAAAGTTGATAGAATTGATGTCTGCGGGCTATTTTTTCATGTAATTGTGGAAAACAGTCTATTTCAAGGACTCCACTCGGTATATAAGATTTACAATCCTTATAGCAAACTCTGACCATAATTGCTTTGGGAGATCATGTCCCATTCCTTCGAAGGTTACCAGTTCGGCGTTTGGAATTGCTGCTGCCGTGGCACGTCCTCCACTTACATCAATCATTTTATCATTTTCACCGTGGATAATAAGAGTTGGTATTTCAACAGAACGAAGTTGTTCTGTTCTATCACCGGATTTTATAACTGCCA contains:
- a CDS encoding WG repeat-containing protein, which encodes MIRVKKIMIHAMEGFMGEFYDRLNMYPVAPNHARFWFVPADDNVDPIGESWLIYKENGLYGYKDRSGKVMIKAQFDGAAEFSQGIARVYDRLCRTLPRTSTRKLLNSLRRGCHSKSKTACAYIDTTGKLLTPYGK